The DNA sequence ATACAATCTTGAACCAAAAAGATCAAGATATGATTTGTATCTATGTAGCAATTGGTCAAAAAGAATCAACAGTACGTGCGACTGTTGAGAAATTAAGACAGCACGGTGCGTTAGATTACACAATCATCGTAACTGCAGGTGCTGCTGACCCAGCTCCATTGTTATACATTGCACCATATGCAGGTGTATCAATGGGTGAAGAATTCATGTTCAACGGCAAACAAGTTTTAATCGTATATGATGATTTAACTAAACAAGCAGCAGCTTACCGTGAACTTTCATTATTATTACGCAGACCGCCAGGTCGTGAAGCATACCCAGGTGACGTGTTCTATCTACATAGTAGATTATTAGAACGTGCTGCTAAATTGAATGATGAATTAGGCGGCGGTTCTATCACAGCATTGCCTATTATCGAAACTCAAGCAGGGGACATTTCTGCTTATGTTCCAACAAACGTAATCTCAATCACTGACGGACAAATCTTCTTAGAATCAGACTTGTTCTTCTCAGGGGTACGTCCAGCGATCAACGCCGGATTCTCAGTATCTCGTGTAGGTGGTTCAGCACAAATCAAAGCAATGAAAAAAGTTGCAGGTACATTACGTTTAGACTTAGCTTCATACCGTGAATTAGAATCATTCGCGCAATTCGGTTCAGACTTAGACGAATTCACAGCGAGAAAATTAGAGCGTGGTAAACGTACAGTTGAAGTACTTAAACAAGGTCAAGGCGAACCATTGCCTGTAGAAAACGAAGTATTAATCATCTATGCATTAGTTAACGGTTTCTTAGATGATGTTCCTGTTCAAGACGTACAACGTTTCGAATCAGAAATTATCGGATGGACTAAAAACAATGCACCTGAATTATTATATGAAATCAAAAATAAAGGTACTTTACCTGACAAAGAAAAAATGAACCAAGCAATTGAAAACTTCAAACGCAGTTTCAGTATTTCTGAAGACTAAGATGAAGCGAAGTAATAATAAGGTGGTGAAATAATGGGATCTCTAAAGGACATTGATTCAAGAATCAAGTCGACGAAAAAGATGAATCAAATTACCAAAGCGATGAACATGGTTGCAAGTTCGAAGCTGAATAAAGCGCAACGTAATGCAAACGGGTTCAAACCTTATATGGACAAATTGCAAAATGCGATTACAGCAGTTGCAGGTCAAACGACTTCCAATCATCCGATGTTGAAGAAACGCCCAGTTAAGAAACGCGGCTACTTAGTGATTTCAAGTGACCGTGGTTTAGCAGGCGCGTACAATGCGAATATTTTGAGAAAAGTAGTTCAAGATATTCAAGAACGCGGTGAAGGGCCTGAAGACTATAAATTGATTGTCTTAGGTAAAGTAGGTATCGACTTCTTCAAGAACAGAAGTTATGATGTTGATTTTGCGTTGCCGGATGTACCGGATCAACCGTCATTCAAAGAAATTTCTTCTGTAACGAAAAAGGCCATTGATTTATACAGCGATGGCGATATTGATGAATTGAACATTTACTATAATAAATTCGTCAACGTTCTTGAAAACAAGCCAACTGCAAAAAGAGTATTACCATTAACTAAAGAAGATACAAGTTCAGGTCATGGACAAATGTCTTCATACGAATTCGAACCAGATAAAGAGTCAATTTTAAATATTATTTTGCCGCAATATGTAGAAAGCTTAATTTACGGCTCAATTCTAAATGCGAAAGCCAGCGAGCACGCATCTAGAATGACAGCAATGAAAAATGCTTCTGATAACGCGAGCGATCTTATTGATGACTTATCATTAGAATATAACCGAGCACGTCAAGCAGCAATCACACAACAAATTACTGAGATTGTCGGTGGCGCAACAGCTCTTGAATAGTATATTAAAGGAGGAAAATAGAATGGGTGTAGGCCGCGTAACACAAATCATGGGTCCAGTTATTGATGTAAGATTTAATCATGATGAACTGCCTAAGATTAATAACGCTTTAGTGCTAGATGTACCTAAAAAAGACGGCACGACTGAATCTCTTACATTAGAAGTAGCACTTGAATTAGGCGATGACGTAGTAAGAACAATCGCTATGGACTCTACAGACGGAATTAAACGTGGTGACGACGTTAAAGACACTGGCCGTCCAATCAGTGTCCCTGTCGGTGAAGATACATTAGGAAGAGTATTTAACGTTTTAGGTGACGCAATCGATAACGATGGTCCAATACCTGAATCAGTTCCACGCGAACCGATTCATAGACAACCACCACCATTTGATGAATTATCAACTAAAGTAGAAATTCTTGAAACAGGTATTAAAGTAGTAGACTTATTAGCACCATATATCAAAGGTGGTAAAGTAGGTTTATTCGGTGGTGCCGGAGTTGGTAAAACAGTATTAATCCAAGAATTAATCAACAACATCGCTCAAGAACACGGCGGTATTTCAGTATTCGCAGGTGTTGGTGAACGTACACGTGAAGGTAACGACTTGTACTTTGAAATGAGCGACAGTGGTGTAATCAAAAGAACAGCAATGGTATTCGGACAAATGAACGAGCCGCCTGGTGCACGTATGCGTGTAGCATTATCAGGTTTAACAATGGCTGAATACTTCCGTGATGTTAAAGGACAAGACGTTCTTTTATTTATTGATAACATCTTCCGCTTTACACAAGCAGGTTCTGAGGTATCAGCATTGCTTGGCCGTATGCCGTCAGCCGTTGGTTACCAACCGACATTGGCAACAGAAATGGGTCAATTACAAGAACGTATCACATCTACATTGAAAGGTTCTATCACGTCAATCCAAGCAGTATTCGTACCTGCCGATGACTATACTGACCCTGCGCCAGCAACAGCATTCGCTCACTTAGACTCAACAACTAACTTAGAGCGTAAATTAACAGAAATGGGTATCTACCCAGCCGTGGATCCATTAGCATCTACTTCTCGTGCGCTTGAACCGACTATCGTTGGACAAGAACACTATGATGTTGCACGTCGCGTACAAGCAACATTACAAAAATACAGAGAATTACAAGATATCATCGCAATCCTAGGTATGGATGAATTATCTGATGAAGATAAGAGCACAGTTGAACGCGCAAGACGTATTCAATTCTTCTTATCACAAAACTTCCACGTAGCTGAACAATTCACTGGTCAAAAAGGTTCTTATGTTCCAGTTAAACGTACTGTTGAAGACTTCAAAGATATTCTTGAAGGCAGATATGACCACATCCCTGAAGATGCATTCCGTTTAGTAGGAAGCATGGATGATGTATTAGAAAAAGCAAAAGACATGGGTGTTGAAGTTTAATATTAGGAGGTAAAGTTTAATGAACACAATGAACGTTAATATTGTTACTCCTAATGGTTCTGTTTATAACCAAGATAATGTTGAAATTGCTATTCTGCAGACAGTTGGAGGCGACATCGGTGTAATGTATGGACACATTCCGACTGTAACAGCTATCAAAACTGGTTATGTTAAGGTACATTATACAGATGGGATTGAATTCATTGCGGTCAGTGATGGTTTCGTTGAAATCAGACAAGAAAGCACATCAATAATTGTACAAACAGCAGAAAAAGCTGCGGATATTGATGTCAAACGTGCAAGATCGGCTAAAGAACGAGCAGAATCACATTTGAATAACAATGACGAAGATACTGACATTAACAGAGCAGAACGAGCTTTAGAGCGTGCGGAAAACCGCATTAAAGTTTCTGAAATGGAAGAATGACAACTATTTATCATAGGATATATCTCAAAACGAGATATATCCTATTTTTTAATGTTCAAAATTTGGGTAAACATATAAATGAACGACGTACCAAATTATTGAATATTTGATGTTGATTGTATGATTTTTAATAGATTTAATGTACAATATGAGACAGTAAACAATTGAGGAGACGACTAGACTAATGGAATATTTAGGACATTTTGCGATAGCGCATTTAATCATGCATGTGTTATGTATTTGTGCAGCTTATTGGGCACTGAATGCGATCAGGTTAGAGCAATTCTTTAAGAAGGGCTATCCTGTTCAAGTTCAGGTACTGATGATATTTATCGCAATCTTAATCGGTACAGGAGTCAGTAATTTTATAATTGATTTACTGCAATTCTCAACACAAATCAAATATATTGGAAGCTAATCGTTTGAGTGTAATTCGAATGTTATTCCATATATAATAATAGAAGAGATAAGAACTAATTTGAATTGAAGATGTTTAGGAGTAAAAAGTGGAGGAGTAGTAATGAATAGAGATAGAATGATTATTAAAGGTGGCAACCGCCTTGTAGGAGAAGTACAAGTTGAAGGAGCTAAAAACGCGGTACTGCCGATACTGACGGCATCACTCTTAGCTTCAAAAGGAACAAGCACATTACATAATGTTCCGGAGTTAAGCGATGTAGAAACAATTAATAATGTATTATCAACATTAAATGCAGAGATTGCTTACCATAAGGACAGCAACAGTGTCACAGTAGATGCGACAAAACAACTTAACTATGAAGCACCATATGAGTATGTAAGTAAAATGCGTGCCAGCATTTTAGTGATGGGGCCTTTATTAGCACGTCTCGGTCATGCAAAAGTTGCTTTGCCTGGCGGATGTTCCATCGGAAGCAGACCTATCGAGCAGCATATTAAAGGATTCGAAGCTTTAGGCGCAAAAATCCATTTAGAAAACGGATTTGTATTTGCGGAAACTTCAAATGGCTTAACAGGTGCAGATATTCATTTAGATTTCCCAAGTGTCGGCGCAACTCAAAACATTATCATGGCTGCTTCATTGGCAAAAGGCAAGTCAGTAATTGAAAACGTAGCCCGCGAACCTGAAATTGTTGATTTAGCTAACTACATTAATGAAATGGGCGGCAATGTCACAGGTGCAGGCACAGACACAATTACAATCCATGGTGTAGAAGCCTTGCATGGTGTTGAACATTCTATCATTCCTGACCGTATTGAAGCTGGTACGTTATTAGTAGCAGGCGCAATTACAAGAGGGGATGTCCTTGTTAAAGGTGCGATCAGAGAGCACATGACAAGTTTATTATATAAATTAGAAGAAATGGGCGTTCATTTAGAGTATCACGAAAATGCGATTCGTGTTACAGCTGAAGGCGA is a window from the Staphylococcus sp. IVB6181 genome containing:
- a CDS encoding F0F1 ATP synthase subunit epsilon → MNTMNVNIVTPNGSVYNQDNVEIAILQTVGGDIGVMYGHIPTVTAIKTGYVKVHYTDGIEFIAVSDGFVEIRQESTSIIVQTAEKAADIDVKRARSAKERAESHLNNNDEDTDINRAERALERAENRIKVSEMEE
- the atpD gene encoding F0F1 ATP synthase subunit beta; this translates as MGVGRVTQIMGPVIDVRFNHDELPKINNALVLDVPKKDGTTESLTLEVALELGDDVVRTIAMDSTDGIKRGDDVKDTGRPISVPVGEDTLGRVFNVLGDAIDNDGPIPESVPREPIHRQPPPFDELSTKVEILETGIKVVDLLAPYIKGGKVGLFGGAGVGKTVLIQELINNIAQEHGGISVFAGVGERTREGNDLYFEMSDSGVIKRTAMVFGQMNEPPGARMRVALSGLTMAEYFRDVKGQDVLLFIDNIFRFTQAGSEVSALLGRMPSAVGYQPTLATEMGQLQERITSTLKGSITSIQAVFVPADDYTDPAPATAFAHLDSTTNLERKLTEMGIYPAVDPLASTSRALEPTIVGQEHYDVARRVQATLQKYRELQDIIAILGMDELSDEDKSTVERARRIQFFLSQNFHVAEQFTGQKGSYVPVKRTVEDFKDILEGRYDHIPEDAFRLVGSMDDVLEKAKDMGVEV
- the atpA gene encoding F0F1 ATP synthase subunit alpha, which gives rise to MAIKAEEISALLRSQIENYESEMSVTDVGTVIQIGDGIALVHGLNDVMAGELVEFHNGVLGLAQNLEESNVGIVILGPYTDIKEGDEVKRTGRIMEVPVGDELIGRVVNPLGQPLDGQGPIETSKTRPVEEKATGVMARQSVDEPLQTGIKAIDALVPIGRGQRELIIGDRQTGKTTIAIDTILNQKDQDMICIYVAIGQKESTVRATVEKLRQHGALDYTIIVTAGAADPAPLLYIAPYAGVSMGEEFMFNGKQVLIVYDDLTKQAAAYRELSLLLRRPPGREAYPGDVFYLHSRLLERAAKLNDELGGGSITALPIIETQAGDISAYVPTNVISITDGQIFLESDLFFSGVRPAINAGFSVSRVGGSAQIKAMKKVAGTLRLDLASYRELESFAQFGSDLDEFTARKLERGKRTVEVLKQGQGEPLPVENEVLIIYALVNGFLDDVPVQDVQRFESEIIGWTKNNAPELLYEIKNKGTLPDKEKMNQAIENFKRSFSISED
- the murA gene encoding UDP-N-acetylglucosamine 1-carboxyvinyltransferase is translated as MNRDRMIIKGGNRLVGEVQVEGAKNAVLPILTASLLASKGTSTLHNVPELSDVETINNVLSTLNAEIAYHKDSNSVTVDATKQLNYEAPYEYVSKMRASILVMGPLLARLGHAKVALPGGCSIGSRPIEQHIKGFEALGAKIHLENGFVFAETSNGLTGADIHLDFPSVGATQNIIMAASLAKGKSVIENVAREPEIVDLANYINEMGGNVTGAGTDTITIHGVEALHGVEHSIIPDRIEAGTLLVAGAITRGDVLVKGAIREHMTSLLYKLEEMGVHLEYHENAIRVTAEGELKPVDVKTLPHPGFPTDMQSQIMALLLTAEGHKVITETVFENRFMHVAEFKRMNAQITVEGRNAKITGKSHLQGAQVKATDLRAGAALILAGLVAEGITEVSELKHLDRGYVNFNGKLKALGADIERVSK
- a CDS encoding DUF1146 family protein, producing MEYLGHFAIAHLIMHVLCICAAYWALNAIRLEQFFKKGYPVQVQVLMIFIAILIGTGVSNFIIDLLQFSTQIKYIGS
- the atpG gene encoding ATP synthase F1 subunit gamma; the encoded protein is MGSLKDIDSRIKSTKKMNQITKAMNMVASSKLNKAQRNANGFKPYMDKLQNAITAVAGQTTSNHPMLKKRPVKKRGYLVISSDRGLAGAYNANILRKVVQDIQERGEGPEDYKLIVLGKVGIDFFKNRSYDVDFALPDVPDQPSFKEISSVTKKAIDLYSDGDIDELNIYYNKFVNVLENKPTAKRVLPLTKEDTSSGHGQMSSYEFEPDKESILNIILPQYVESLIYGSILNAKASEHASRMTAMKNASDNASDLIDDLSLEYNRARQAAITQQITEIVGGATALE